In the Cyanobacterium sp. T60_A2020_053 genome, one interval contains:
- a CDS encoding TrkA family potassium uptake protein gives MSSLKFLTNLRKETRQFAVIGLGRFGRAVCETLYNMDYDVLGTDIDEKLVAQVLTDKIASSAIQLDSTEASALREAGIFELDTVIVAIGNYLEESIITTLNVKEAGVKYVVAKASSAMHGKLLKKVGADLVVYPEYEAGCELAYTLTKPGILDRFELDPDNSIVEVSIPEEFDGKTLAEIKIRSRFGLNVLAVGNDDKFVINPPPQFVLQKGLSMVVIGSNNDINRLQ, from the coding sequence ATGAGTTCGTTAAAATTTCTCACCAATTTACGCAAGGAAACTCGTCAATTTGCTGTTATCGGTTTAGGAAGGTTTGGACGTGCGGTGTGTGAAACTCTTTATAATATGGATTATGATGTTTTAGGAACTGATATTGATGAAAAATTGGTGGCACAGGTATTAACCGATAAAATCGCTTCTAGTGCCATCCAGTTGGACTCTACAGAGGCAAGTGCGCTCAGGGAAGCTGGTATTTTTGAATTGGATACTGTCATTGTTGCCATCGGTAATTATTTAGAAGAAAGCATTATTACTACTCTTAATGTGAAGGAAGCAGGAGTTAAGTATGTGGTAGCAAAGGCTTCATCTGCTATGCACGGTAAATTATTAAAGAAGGTGGGCGCTGATTTGGTGGTATATCCTGAGTACGAGGCAGGCTGTGAGTTAGCTTATACTTTGACGAAACCGGGCATTTTAGACCGTTTTGAGTTAGACCCTGATAATAGTATTGTGGAAGTATCTATTCCCGAAGAATTTGACGGTAAAACCCTCGCCGAAATAAAAATCCGTAGTCGCTTTGGTTTAAATGTATTGGCTGTGGGCAATGATGATAAGTTTGTGATTAATCCTCCCCCTCAATTTGTTTTACAAAAAGGTTTATCTATGGTGGTAATTGGTTCTAATAATGACATCAACCGATTACAATAG
- a CDS encoding lecithin retinol acyltransferase family protein, producing MARGDQLYVWRQFANLDGVYQHHGIDIGNNEVIHYRKPSEVVEVTSLQIFHRDNPVYVRSYPDGFCFIDDIVISRAYSRLGENEYNLMFNNCEHFATWCKTGVSESQQIKEFIPSIGNIDVFNLFQPMGRALDATNPRQRDKIVKDALDKIKVVWHQLQPQYTQALAEVETWEKVARQALSQNREDLARRALVRKRQAQNEVNRLQKDLEKLATMTEGLIQAK from the coding sequence ATGGCAAGAGGAGATCAACTGTACGTTTGGCGACAATTTGCTAATCTTGATGGTGTTTATCAACATCACGGCATCGATATTGGCAATAATGAGGTGATACACTACCGTAAACCTAGTGAAGTGGTTGAGGTAACTTCATTACAGATATTTCACCGTGATAATCCTGTGTATGTGCGCTCATATCCTGATGGTTTCTGTTTTATCGATGATATAGTCATCAGTCGTGCTTATAGTCGTCTCGGCGAAAATGAGTATAATTTAATGTTCAATAATTGTGAGCATTTTGCCACTTGGTGTAAAACAGGGGTGAGTGAAAGTCAGCAAATTAAGGAGTTTATTCCCTCTATCGGTAATATTGATGTATTTAATTTATTTCAACCCATGGGAAGGGCGCTGGATGCGACTAATCCTCGTCAAAGAGATAAAATTGTTAAAGATGCTCTTGATAAGATAAAAGTAGTTTGGCATCAATTACAACCACAATATACCCAAGCCTTAGCTGAGGTAGAAACATGGGAAAAAGTGGCACGTCAGGCATTAAGTCAAAACCGTGAAGATTTGGCGCGGAGGGCGCTGGTGCGTAAGCGTCAAGCCCAAAATGAGGTTAATCGTTTACAAAAAGATTTGGAAAAGTTAGCTACTATGACGGAAGGATTAATACAAGCGAAATAA
- a CDS encoding chorismate lyase, which translates to MLKVSSVKENWHSLDPIWQGGEKEITSGLPHEQLAPPWQILLLGDGSPTRHLRLLTGEKTAVDVIDMSIIGMAQDNAPDDVARVPNPKLRRQVWLTTASGQRLAYASSWWEANNVDEYLENRALPIWESLSKLHTELYRDVRGIYYGNNAELEKGFGEKGPFWGRHYLFWHRRQPLTLIYEVFSPYLCRYLGPQN; encoded by the coding sequence ATATTGAAAGTTTCTAGCGTTAAAGAAAATTGGCATTCCCTCGATCCCATTTGGCAAGGAGGAGAAAAAGAAATAACCTCTGGATTACCCCATGAACAACTAGCGCCCCCTTGGCAGATACTATTATTAGGTGATGGCTCACCCACACGGCATCTCAGACTATTAACAGGGGAAAAAACCGCCGTAGATGTTATTGATATGTCAATCATTGGTATGGCTCAAGATAACGCCCCTGATGACGTTGCCAGAGTGCCAAATCCCAAACTCAGAAGGCAAGTATGGTTAACTACCGCTTCTGGGCAAAGATTAGCCTATGCTTCTTCATGGTGGGAAGCCAATAACGTTGATGAGTATTTGGAAAATCGGGCGCTACCCATTTGGGAGAGTTTATCAAAATTACATACCGAATTATATCGAGATGTTAGAGGCATTTATTACGGCAATAATGCAGAATTAGAGAAAGGATTTGGCGAAAAAGGACCTTTTTGGGGCAGACATTACCTATTTTGGCATCGTCGCCAACCTCTTACCCTTATTTATGAAGTTTTTTCTCCTTATCTATGTCGTTATTTAGGTCCACAAAATTAG